The genomic stretch CAATCGAATTGCTGGACTCGGGGAATTTGGTACTTGTTGGCAATGATAGCAACGTAATATGGCAGAGTTTTAGCCATCCAACTGATACCCTTATGTCGAATCAGGAGTTCACTGAAGGAATGAAACTTGTTAGCAATCCCAGCTCCAATAACTTGAGCTACTCCCTCGAGATAAAGTCTGGAGATGTGATTCTGTCGGCAGATTATCAGCCTCCGCAGCCTTACTGGGCCATGGGAAAGGATAACAGAAGAATCATCAACAAGGATGGTGGGTATGTTGTATCTGCAACTCTTGAAGCCAATTCTTGGAGGTTTTATGGACAAAATCGAGAGTTGCTTTGGCAGTTTTTATTCTCTGATAACCGGGACGCAAATGCCACATGGGTGGCAGTTCTGGGAAGTGATGGTTTGATTATTTTCAGCCGCCTTCAATCTGATAATACCATTAGCGCCTCCTCAGTACAAATACCACAAGATCAGTGCAGTAGACCGGCAGCTTGTGATCCATATTTCGTTTGTTACAGCGGCAACAAATGCCAGTGCCCTTCAACCCTTCCCTCTTGCAAACTAGGGAGTGTCTCGTTCTGCAACAGGTCACAGGACTCTGCGGAGCTTGTGAATGCAGGGGATGGTCTTAGTTACTTTGCTCTCGGGTTTGTTCCACCCTCTCAGAAAACAGATTTAAATGGCTGCAAAGCCTCTTGTCAAGGAAACTGCTCCTGTGCTGCTATGTTCCATGACAGCAATTCGGGACACTGTTTCCTGTTTGATCAGATAGGAAGTTTGCAGGGTTCCACTAATGGACCTAACTATGCTTCTTATATTAAGGTCTTGACTAGTGCTGGCGGCGGGGCAAATCAAGGAGGTGGTGGAACTAACAAAGCGCGCTTTGTGATTGTCATCGTGATTGTGATCTCAACTGTGCTCGTTATCGTTGGTCTCCTTTATGCAGGTTATCGTTACCACCAGAAGAAAAACAAGGCATTTCCTGAATCCCCCAAAGAGTCTTCGGAGGAGGaaaattttttggaaaatttaaCTGGAATGCCAGTTCGTTTTAGCTACAATGATCTTCAGACTGCAACTAATAACTTCAGTGTGAAGCTTGGTCAAGGTGGTTTTGGTTCTGTTTACCAGGGGATTCTTCCTGATGGCACTCGATTGGCTGTGAAGAAATTGGAAAGCATAGGTCAAGGGAAGAAAGAATTTCGGGCTGAAGTTAGCATTATTGGGAGCattcatcatcttcatttggTCAGGCTTAAAGGCTTTTGTGCTGAAGGAAGTCACCGTCTCCTTGTCTACGAGTACATGGCAAATGGATCTCTTGATAGATGGCTTTTCCCGAAAAATAAAGGGGAATTCATGTTGGATTGGGAAACTAGGTACAGCATTGCACTAGGAACAGCTAAAGGTCTGGCTTATCTCCATGAAGATTGTGATGTGAAGATTGTTCATTGTGATATAAAGCCTGAGAATGTACTTCTTGATGACCACTTTCTTGCGAAAGTCTCAGATTTTGGTCTTGCCAAGCTTATGACTCGAGAGCAGAGTCATGTTTTCACAACATTAAGGGGAACAAGGGGGTATCTTGCACCAGAATGGATCACAAACTATGCTATATCGGAGAAAAGTGATGTTTACAGTTATGGCATGGTGCTGCTAGAGATAATTGGAGGTCGAAAGAACTATGATCCCTCACAGTCCTCAGAGAAATCCCATTTTCCAACTTATGCTTTTAAAATGATGGAAGACGGAAAATTGAAGGACATCATTGATACAAGTTTGAAGATAGGTGAAGACGATGAGAGGGTTTCTACAGCAATAAAAGTTGCTTTGTGGTGCATACAGGATGAGATGTCCCTAAGACCATCGATGACCAAGGTAGTTCAGATGCTGGAAGGAATCTGCCCTGTCCCTCCACCTCCTTCTTCTCAATTAGGGTCGCGACTTTATGCAGGATTCCTCAAGTCAATAAGCGATGAGGGCACCGGCACCGGCACCTCATCAGGGCCTTCAGACTGTAACAGTGATGCTTATCTTTCGGCTATTAGGCTTTCAGGGCCAAGATAGCACCCGCATAAGGTGAAGCAGCAGTTTCATTCAAATTGAGGCCACCAGTGGAAGAACATTAATATGTGCTGTCCTTTTTTGGTTCCCTGTATATTCATTAggttttgtttttgctttcaGGGAGAAATTTTGCTATGCTAGTCTTCACAAAGATTGATATGATGTTTGCACATGCTTGCTTTGTAAATCTATGACAGATAATGTTTATGAATTTATACATGATACATGATTCGATTAGCAAATATTTTTCTCATTGTAGCTGATAAACGCACCAATGTATTAAGGAAAAACATGCAATGACTGGACATTCTGATCACTGAATGTCTTACAGTTAGCCCAATCTTTTACTTGCGGCTGCAGTCTCTGTCTTTTTCTGGGATTAACTTTAGCATCCAGCTTTGTACCTAGCTAGTCCTCTATTAGCAGTATGTTAAATGAAATTGCAAAACCAGGAAATTAATGCCAGTGAGAAAACATATATTGCTCAAACACTGCCTTAAATACATCTGTCTTAAACTGAAAACAAGAAAGAGCATAATCAGGTCAATATCTGCCGAACTATGAGTTGTTGAGAGAAGAAGAGTATGATTTTATAAAAATAGTTTCAGCATTACCATTCTGATAGAAGGAACAGCTACAACTTGAGTACTCAAACGAAATGGCTTTGTTACAGAGCTAACTCAGTATAAGCATAATCAATATACATAGGGTATTACGGGTTCATGTGCCATAAATACCATCTTTTACTAGAATTTAAAGTACACAAACACCATCTTCTACTAGAATTTAAAGTACACAGACACCATCTTTTACTAGAGTTTATTGTACTTACAAGGAGATCTCAACAATACAAGAATGCGGAGGATGCAGAAAGCAATGCATTTGATACGCCAATCTTGGAGATTCATTCACTTGGGCGTCTAGCTTCAAATAAAGCACAACTGTGAGATTTCATCTCATATGTGGCCAATCCATCCTCTATACAAGCACCATTTGCTGTGAAAAATCCAGGAAAAGGAAGGGCCGTGTCAACCAAATGAAACCATACCATATCTGCTGGAGGTGGGGGAAGAGTAATGCTCTCTGACAGATCTGCAACGTTGAAGGCAGCAAACAAGTCACCACAGGCATTAGGAACTGAGTTAGACTCGATATCTTCAGAACTGGCCTTCAAGGTCATAGCTAGGAATCTGCTAGCTGcgtcatcccaacttggtggaGCCTGGTTGCTTCCATGCCACTCAATACTCTCTTCTCTCAAGAAATTCCTCTTCTGAAGAAGATCACTTCGCCTTATTCTCAGTGaagtcaaaaaagaaataaactgCACTGTTTGGATACTAAAACCACTTCTTAGAGCGTTCCAGTCGAAGGAATTTCTATCACCATATGCAGGAGAACCCCCAGAAGACTGACCACATTCATCTCCCATATTAAGGACCGGAACACCCAaggaaataaacaaaatgaaCAGAAAATTGCGAATTTGTTTGAGTCGTCTTTCTAACACATCATTTTTATTTGTAGCACCTTCTTCCCCACAATTCCAACTATACTCCTTTGCCAGCTTGGAGCTACTGAAGCTGACTAAATCCACAAGCGAAAGTCCAAAATTTCT from Coffea eugenioides isolate CCC68of chromosome 8, Ceug_1.0, whole genome shotgun sequence encodes the following:
- the LOC113781720 gene encoding G-type lectin S-receptor-like serine/threonine-protein kinase SD2-5, whose translation is MGNWKFPSIKVVFFLSSLLQTCMSSVQNRGRLNLGFQGAQMNWIDNDGLILLSNNSVFAFGFNPTQDVTLFQLVVVRNGGSTIIWSANRGNLIHNSDLLIFDRSGNAYLQSGGSTIWSTGTANKGVVAIELLDSGNLVLVGNDSNVIWQSFSHPTDTLMSNQEFTEGMKLVSNPSSNNLSYSLEIKSGDVILSADYQPPQPYWAMGKDNRRIINKDGGYVVSATLEANSWRFYGQNRELLWQFLFSDNRDANATWVAVLGSDGLIIFSRLQSDNTISASSVQIPQDQCSRPAACDPYFVCYSGNKCQCPSTLPSCKLGSVSFCNRSQDSAELVNAGDGLSYFALGFVPPSQKTDLNGCKASCQGNCSCAAMFHDSNSGHCFLFDQIGSLQGSTNGPNYASYIKVLTSAGGGANQGGGGTNKARFVIVIVIVISTVLVIVGLLYAGYRYHQKKNKAFPESPKESSEEENFLENLTGMPVRFSYNDLQTATNNFSVKLGQGGFGSVYQGILPDGTRLAVKKLESIGQGKKEFRAEVSIIGSIHHLHLVRLKGFCAEGSHRLLVYEYMANGSLDRWLFPKNKGEFMLDWETRYSIALGTAKGLAYLHEDCDVKIVHCDIKPENVLLDDHFLAKVSDFGLAKLMTREQSHVFTTLRGTRGYLAPEWITNYAISEKSDVYSYGMVLLEIIGGRKNYDPSQSSEKSHFPTYAFKMMEDGKLKDIIDTSLKIGEDDERVSTAIKVALWCIQDEMSLRPSMTKVVQMLEGICPVPPPPSSQLGSRLYAGFLKSISDEGTGTGTSSGPSDCNSDAYLSAIRLSGPR